The sequence GATAGAGTTGGAAAGGAAAAGCTAATACTAACAGGGGGAAACTATAGAAGCTAAATGTACTACTATGTAAACACCAGGCAAGAAGTGAGTAGGGTAACTGAAGATATTTTGATTAAAGAAATATCCGAATTTGAATTAAAAAAATTACCCTTTGAATTCTAGACATTAGAGTGGCTGCTTTTCACTCTGCCAGTGCTAATAACTGCTGTTGTTCTGCTACCTTAACACCGTTGTCAAAGACCTCCTGCCAGATCATGTAGCCCTTGTTGGTAGTGGTGACGATATCCAAGAGCCTATCATGTGACAGAAAATAACCACATGATAATGTGAATAATTAAGCTTCAGAAAAGAGTGGAAATCAAGGAGAGGAAATCATTGAGAATATATGGATAAGTTACGGTTTCTCAGGTTGGCCGAATGACTGATCGACGTAATTTGTTTCACTTTAAGGCCATCCAGAGGTCTGAATGAAGCCACACCTCTGGATGTAGAAAGACTCCAGCTTGCTGTAGTCCGTCCCAAAGCCTTGCTGCTCCATGAACTTCTGGATGTCAGGGTTGGACTTCCTGTGGATCACAGAGGCAGAAAGTAGAAGTGTTTTTATTGATGTGCTTGATGTTGGCCAAGACACGGCCTACAGTACGGTTTCTGTGATTTCATTTCCATTGAGTGTCAAACAAGCCAGTGTCACATGGCTGTTGACTATTGACAATTAGTGTGGTCATAAATTTGTAGTGGATGAGGAGTCTGTGGTTAAGTGGGTGCTGAATATGTTAACTAACTCCCATTGGAAAATGCATGTTAAAATGTCCCTGTCTCACCAGCAGCTGAAGTCGACCTCGTCTCCTCCCAGATGGACGTAGGCATCAGGGAACACTGTGCTGACTTCCTTGAAGAACATTCTCATAAAGTCAAAGGTGGTGTTGAGCATGGGGTTGACCGGTCCGAATGAACCAGAGGGGCTGGCTCCAGAGTAACAGGGGGTCAGCAGGTCCTTCTGGCCTGGAAGGGGTGAGCATGAGGGGGAGGGAAGCATGAGTGAGAAGGGTGCATTCGAGAGGAAAGAGGAGTTATTTGGTGCAGATAAAACCAATGCAATTTCAGGTAGCTGCATATATCAGTTAAATTCTTACAAAAAGATTATGAAAATGTGCATGTCTAAAGGACAAAAGACAACCCTGACCCCCTAGAAATGAACCCCTCGATACAGCCAGAAAATGTTCATCTGAATGACCCCACATTCACCTTTGCCCCATGACTGAGTGtgcccaggggtgtcaaactcggGGACAACCCGAATGCCCCTTAGGCGAGCAAACTCGATGATCATCTTCACATCAGAAGGCGTGTACACATGTGTGTACGGGTGGTATGCTCCCTGCAGTCACAGGATAGAAAAAGTTATCtacacacattttacatttatatGAAACATGCATCATTTATGCACGTCCTGTACTTCATGATCACAATGAAGTTTAGACTGGTTATATATCTCTACATCTATGATTACAGATGTGTTAGCAATATGACGGCTCTACCTAGCCCTCCAATAGGCCTTGTGAAGCACCGACCATATTCTTTTCACAATTCACTTTCGCCATATCCCCTTCACCCATCTAGTCCTTTCAGGTGTGTGAAAACTGAAAGCATAGCAGCTGAAATGGGACCAGGATATCAATAACAACGCCCATCCACTCACATGTTGACTCAGCTGGGGGAAGGTACGGCTCAGGTAAGGGAAGGAGGGGTCATCTACTATGTGCCAGTGGAACACATTGAATTTGTTCCACGCCATGGCTTCCTGTGTATGGATTGGGGGAGAACATGATGTTTGTTATGAGTATGACGTTATGTTATGCCATTATTAGAAATTGAAAATGATTTGATCATACGTCCAACGCAAACATTTAACCATAACGAAGTGAACTGAAATCAGGATCCATGTATCGTCCTCTCACCAGATTGGCTAAAATGACTTTGATGGGCAGGAAGTGACGAGAGGTGTCCAATAAGAGGCCTCGATGTGCAAACCGCGGGAAGTCGTGAATGTCTGTCCTATTGATGCTTTTCTGTGAAAATAAAACAATTTTAAAATGAAAGTATTATTGAAA is a genomic window of Salvelinus alpinus chromosome 18, SLU_Salpinus.1, whole genome shotgun sequence containing:
- the LOC139544209 gene encoding beta-hexosaminidase subunit beta-like isoform X4; this encodes MAWNKFNVFHWHIVDDPSFPYLSRTFPQLSQHGAYHPYTHVYTPSDVKMIIEFARLRGIRVVPEFDTPGHTQSWGKGQKDLLTPCYSGASPSGSFGPVNPMLNTTFDFMRMFFKEVSTVFPDAYVHLGGDEVDFSCWKSNPDIQKFMEQQGFGTDYSKLESFYIQRLLDIVTTTNKGYMIWQEVFDNGVKLKSDTVVHVWMGNKVEEELQKVTEAGFTTILSAPWYLDYISYGQDWQKYYRAEPLSFKGTDAQKKLVIGGEACLWGEYVDATNLTPRLWPRASAVGERLWSDGDVRDLNDAYSRLAKHRCRMVQRGIPAEPLFTGYCAHEYKEV
- the LOC139544209 gene encoding beta-hexosaminidase subunit beta-like isoform X3, with product MSHQGLRSDGQRCFVGGSCRRVQWVPGLSADKLSVDSPVAVLKAPKVWGALRGLETFSQLVYKDEYGAKSINRTDIHDFPRFAHRGLLLDTSRHFLPIKVILANLEAMAWNKFNVFHWHIVDDPSFPYLSRTFPQLSQHGAYHPYTHVYTPSDVKMIIEFARLRGIRVVPEFDTPGHTQSWGKGQKDLLTPCYSGASPSGSFGPVNPMLNTTFDFMRMFFKEVSTVFPDAYVHLGGDEVDFSCWKSNPDIQKFMEQQGFGTDYSKLESFYIQRLLDIVTTTNKGYMIWQEVFDNGVKLKSDTVVHVWMGNKVEEELQKVTEAGFTTILSAPWYLDYISYGQDWQKYYRAEPLSFKGTDAQKKLVIGGEACLWGEYVDATNLTPRLWPRASAVGERLWSDGDVRDLNDAYSRLAKHRCRMVQRGIPAEPLFTGYCAHEYKEV